A single Watersipora subatra chromosome 7, tzWatSuba1.1, whole genome shotgun sequence DNA region contains:
- the LOC137401219 gene encoding uncharacterized protein translates to MRNTSMLKVLVLLAVVVTVLAQQNGGSASTRSPSTSTGSLVSTPASSPRRGRRNQFRSRQNRLRKKIRTNRRRPTTEALNTTTTTTTPGPTTTHMDEGVTTATTKDGIILREPLTRSQVNRAQVAIRKLVDDHRTAAGHHPFNAGILRLSFHDCVGLLGCDGCINHNNRANSGVFFYAMKLDTIWRAQFSHTMTQADFWALAGITVVQYSMELNPNCRERDCVPDIPFFWGRHDCGAPEFFAHTFCPIHGDATKFFNEQFGLNKTLYTALMGGHTLGRVNTFDGDTWDATPDIFDNDYYKQLINAGNQWMRANRTSVPELNESWTNKDGHFLMLGSDIALLSNITYLEECNPDPLRPECPKEPTRDLVEAFANDNILFLRSFVEAYQWVINKSPYRLRQVVEDTPFGPRWERPGTLPTFAPTTTTPTTTTPKPIVRGTAVQPAEAPFKGAKFCDFNEGALCPFMEQMTNDNLDVEIVSGYQSPYGPEAAYRGRYYIISRGNVRNARRRAWIRILPFQGISGCLHLFRYQTGANPGRLTVYQAYGALYPGNEILSTDVANSTTEWVHEQYGLRQDTVQPNLLHELIIEFEMGDSGVIAIDDIVFDDRQDC, encoded by the exons ATGAGGAACACGTCCATGCTTAAG GTATTGGTACTGCTAGCTGTAGTTGTCACAGTTTTGGCACAGCAAAATGGCGGAAGCGCTTCCACAAGGAGCCCGTCAACTAGCACTGGTTCTCTTGTGTCCACACCCGCATCCAGCCCTCGACGAGGCAGGCGAAATCAGTTTCGATCACGACAGAACAGACTGCGAAAAAAGATTAGAACTAACAGACGTCGACCTACTACTGAAGCATTGAATACAACAACTACCACTACTACTCCTGGCCCAACGACCACCCACATGGATG AGGGCGTGACGACAGCGACCACCAAAGATGGTATTATTCTCAGAGAGCCTTTGACCCGATCTCAAGTGAATCGAGCTCAGGTGGCCATCAGGAAGCTAGTAGATGATCACCGAACAGCCGCCGGTCACCATCCTTTCAACGCTGGGATATTAAGGTTGTCCTTCCACGATTGTGTAGGCCTGCTAGGCTGTGATGGATGCATTAACCACAACAACAGGGCCAACTCTG GTGTGTTTTTTTATGCCATGAAGCTGGACACCATATGGCGAGCACAGTTTTCACACACTATGACACAAGCAGACTTCTGGGCACTGGCTGGAATCACTGTTGTTCAATATTCTATGGAGCTAAACCCGA ATTGCAGAGAAAGAGACTGTGTACCAGATATCCCATTTTTTTGGGGTCGCCATGACTGTGGAGCACCTGAATTCTTCGCACACACATTTTGCCCAATACATGGAGATGCAACGAAATTCTTCAATGAGCAATTTGGGCTGAACAAAACTCTCTATACAGCTCTCATGG GTGGCCACACTTTGGGTCGTGTGAACACATTTGATGGTGACACATGGGATGCAACTCCTGATATATTTGACAACGACTACTACAAACAGCTGATCAATGCAGGCAATCAGTGGATGCGTGCCAATCGCACTTCTGT CCCAGAGCTAAATGAAAGCTGGACAAACAAGGATGGACACTTCCTCATGTTAGGATCTGATATCGCTCTCCTATCTAATATTACATACCTCGAGGAATGTAATCCAGACCCACTCAGGCCAGAATGTCCCAAAGAACCAACTAGAGATTTG GTCGAAGCATTTGCGAATGACAATATCCTGTTCTTGAGAAGCTTTGTGGAGGCGTACCAATGGGTAATCAACAAGTCACCATACAGACTTCGACAAGTGGTTGAAGACACACCTTTTGGTCCGAGGTGGGAGAGACCAGGCACCCTTCCTACTTTTGCACCTACCACCACTACACCCACAACAACTACCCCTAAACCAATCGTGAGGGGAACAGCGGTGCAGCCAGCTG AAGCTCCATTTAAAGGCGCAAAGTTCTGTGACTTTAATGAAGGTGCTTTATGTCCATTTATGGAGCAAATGACGAATGACAATCTTGATGTAGAAATTGTCTCTGGATACCAGAGCCCCTATGGACCAGAGGCTGCCTATCGAG GAAGGTACTACATAATCTCACGGGGCAATGTTAGAAATGCCCGACGGCGAGCTTGGATCCGAATTTTACCCTTTCAAG GTATCAGTGGCTGCCTTCATCTATTTCGATATCAGACCGGGGCAAACCCTGGCAGGCTTACCGTCTATCAGGCGTATGGAGCTCTCTACCCAGGTAATGAAATTCTTTCGACGGATGTTGCAAACTCAACTACAGAATGGGTCCATGAGCAATACGGGCTGCGTCAAGATACGGTCCAACCAAATCTCCTTCATGAG CTAATCATAGAATTTGAGATGGGAGACAGCGGCGTCATTGCTATTGATGACATCGTATTTGATGACAGACAAGACTGCTAG